One genomic region from Rosa rugosa chromosome 1, drRosRugo1.1, whole genome shotgun sequence encodes:
- the LOC133715999 gene encoding aspartyl protease family protein 1 isoform X3 translates to MLTLRKLASISLVFPSIFLTLLLLLLLPSCDGRVFSFEMHHRFSDPVKQWSEAAGKLSPVAATNLPEKGSFEYYAELANRDRLLRGRKLVESSDTLAFSDGNSTFQITSLGYLHYTTVQLGTPGMKFMVALDTGSDLFWVPCEGTAYTPNFEVSKYDPKGSSTSKKVRCNNRLCMQRNKCLGAFNTCPYRVSYVSDQTSTSGILVEDVLHLTTEDSHHEYVEAYITFGCGQVQSGSFLDIAAPNGLFGLGMEKISVPSILSREGFTADSFSMCFGHDGVGRINFGDKGSPDQEETPFNYNPSHPTYNISVTQIRVGTDIMDIDFTALFDSGTSFTYLDDPTYTRISESFNSQARDKRRPPDSRIPFEYCYDMSPDANASWISGVSLTMKGGSQFEVYNPIIVISTQSELVYCLAVVKSLELNIIGRYHVVFDREKKVLGWKKFDCYDTEDHHTYLPFKPRSYNVPPAFAHGLRNHSISESAKKTSQTSAASLPYYSHTSLQTCFLFTILLFLLP, encoded by the exons ATGCTTACTCTTCGTAAGCTCGCCTCCATCTCCCTCGTTTTCCCATCAATCTTCTtgacccttcttcttcttcttcttcttccaagctGCGACGGCCGCGTCTTCAGCTTCGAGATGCACCACCGCTTCTCCGACCCCGTCAAGCAGTGGTCGGAGGCCGCCGGAAAGCTCTCTCCGGTTGCCGCCACCAACCTCCCCGAGAAGGGCAGCTTCGAGTACTACGCCGAACTCGCCAACCGCGACCGCCTCCTCCGCGGCCGCAAGCTCGTCGAGTCCTCCGACACCCTCGCTTTCTCCGACGGCAACTCCACTTTTCAGATCACCTCTTTGGGATA tTTGCATTATACGACGGTGCAACTGGGGACGCCGGGAATGAAGTTTATGGTGGCGCTGGATACCGGGAGTGACCTGTTTTGGGTGCCTTGTGAAGGAACAGCTTATACTCCT AATTTTGAGGTCAGCAAATATGACCCGAAAGGGTCATCGACTAGCAAGAAAGTCCGTTGCAACAACAGGTTGTGTATGCAGCGTAATAAATGTCTGGGAGCATTCAACACTTGCCCTTATAGGGTCTCTTATGTCTCTGATCAAACTTCTACGTCTGGGATATTGGTAGAGGATGTTCTGCACTTAACAACAGAAGATAGTCATCATGAATATGTTGAGGCATACATTACCTTTGG TTGTGGCCAGGTGCAAAGTGGTTCATTCCTGGATATTGCTGCTCCTAATGGTTTGTTTGGTCTTGGTATGGAGAAGATATCTGTTCCTAGCATTTTATCCCGGGAAGGCTTTACCGCAGATTCCTTTTCCATgtgttttggacatgatggagTTGGGAGAATCAATTTTGGTGACAAGGGGAGTCCTGACCAGGAAGAGACCCCATTTAATTATAACCCTTCACA TCCAACCTACAACATCAGTGTAACTCAAATTAGAGTGGGGACAGATATTATGGACATTGATTTCACTGCTCTTTTTGATTCTGGGACTTCTTTCACATATTTGGATGACCCAACTTATACAAGGATTTCAGAGAGT TTCAATTCACAAGCTCGAGATAAGCGTCGTCCACCTGACTCAAGGATTCCATTTGAATATTGTTATGATATGAG TCCAGATGCAAATGCTAGTTGGATATCTGGTGTCAGTTTAACCATGAAAGGTGGAAGCCAGTTTGAAGTATACAATCCAATCATTGTTATCTCCACTCAG AGCGAGCTGGTCTATTGCCTGGCTGTTGTCAAGAGTTTGGAACTAAATATAATTGGAC GCTACCATGTTGTATTTGACAGAGAGAAAAAGGTTTTGGGCTGGAAGAAGTTTGACT GCTATGACACTGAGGACCATCATACTTACTTGCCTTTTAAACCACGGTCCTACAATGTGCCTCCTGCTTTTGCTCATGGACTACGCAACCATTCTATTTCAGAATCAGCAAAAAAGACCAGCCAGACTTCAGCTGCTTCTCTGCCTTACTATAGTCATACTTCTCTTCAGACTTGTTTTCTATTCAccatcctcctcttcctcttacCGTAA
- the LOC133715999 gene encoding aspartyl protease family protein 1 isoform X1 yields the protein MLTLRKLASISLVFPSIFLTLLLLLLLPSCDGRVFSFEMHHRFSDPVKQWSEAAGKLSPVAATNLPEKGSFEYYAELANRDRLLRGRKLVESSDTLAFSDGNSTFQITSLGYLHYTTVQLGTPGMKFMVALDTGSDLFWVPCEGTAYTPNFEVSKYDPKGSSTSKKVRCNNRLCMQRNKCLGAFNTCPYRVSYVSDQTSTSGILVEDVLHLTTEDSHHEYVEAYITFGCGQVQSGSFLDIAAPNGLFGLGMEKISVPSILSREGFTADSFSMCFGHDGVGRINFGDKGSPDQEETPFNYNPSHPTYNISVTQIRVGTDIMDIDFTALFDSGTSFTYLDDPTYTRISESFNSQARDKRRPPDSRIPFEYCYDMSPDANASWISGVSLTMKGGSQFEVYNPIIVISTQSELVYCLAVVKSLELNIIGQNFMTGYHVVFDREKKVLGWKKFDCYDTEDHHTYLPFKPRSYNVPPAFAHGLRNHSISESAKKTSQTSAASLPYYSHTSLQTCFLFTILLFLLP from the exons ATGCTTACTCTTCGTAAGCTCGCCTCCATCTCCCTCGTTTTCCCATCAATCTTCTtgacccttcttcttcttcttcttcttccaagctGCGACGGCCGCGTCTTCAGCTTCGAGATGCACCACCGCTTCTCCGACCCCGTCAAGCAGTGGTCGGAGGCCGCCGGAAAGCTCTCTCCGGTTGCCGCCACCAACCTCCCCGAGAAGGGCAGCTTCGAGTACTACGCCGAACTCGCCAACCGCGACCGCCTCCTCCGCGGCCGCAAGCTCGTCGAGTCCTCCGACACCCTCGCTTTCTCCGACGGCAACTCCACTTTTCAGATCACCTCTTTGGGATA tTTGCATTATACGACGGTGCAACTGGGGACGCCGGGAATGAAGTTTATGGTGGCGCTGGATACCGGGAGTGACCTGTTTTGGGTGCCTTGTGAAGGAACAGCTTATACTCCT AATTTTGAGGTCAGCAAATATGACCCGAAAGGGTCATCGACTAGCAAGAAAGTCCGTTGCAACAACAGGTTGTGTATGCAGCGTAATAAATGTCTGGGAGCATTCAACACTTGCCCTTATAGGGTCTCTTATGTCTCTGATCAAACTTCTACGTCTGGGATATTGGTAGAGGATGTTCTGCACTTAACAACAGAAGATAGTCATCATGAATATGTTGAGGCATACATTACCTTTGG TTGTGGCCAGGTGCAAAGTGGTTCATTCCTGGATATTGCTGCTCCTAATGGTTTGTTTGGTCTTGGTATGGAGAAGATATCTGTTCCTAGCATTTTATCCCGGGAAGGCTTTACCGCAGATTCCTTTTCCATgtgttttggacatgatggagTTGGGAGAATCAATTTTGGTGACAAGGGGAGTCCTGACCAGGAAGAGACCCCATTTAATTATAACCCTTCACA TCCAACCTACAACATCAGTGTAACTCAAATTAGAGTGGGGACAGATATTATGGACATTGATTTCACTGCTCTTTTTGATTCTGGGACTTCTTTCACATATTTGGATGACCCAACTTATACAAGGATTTCAGAGAGT TTCAATTCACAAGCTCGAGATAAGCGTCGTCCACCTGACTCAAGGATTCCATTTGAATATTGTTATGATATGAG TCCAGATGCAAATGCTAGTTGGATATCTGGTGTCAGTTTAACCATGAAAGGTGGAAGCCAGTTTGAAGTATACAATCCAATCATTGTTATCTCCACTCAG AGCGAGCTGGTCTATTGCCTGGCTGTTGTCAAGAGTTTGGAACTAAATATAATTGGAC AAAACTTCATGACAGGCTACCATGTTGTATTTGACAGAGAGAAAAAGGTTTTGGGCTGGAAGAAGTTTGACT GCTATGACACTGAGGACCATCATACTTACTTGCCTTTTAAACCACGGTCCTACAATGTGCCTCCTGCTTTTGCTCATGGACTACGCAACCATTCTATTTCAGAATCAGCAAAAAAGACCAGCCAGACTTCAGCTGCTTCTCTGCCTTACTATAGTCATACTTCTCTTCAGACTTGTTTTCTATTCAccatcctcctcttcctcttacCGTAA
- the LOC133715999 gene encoding aspartyl protease family protein 1 isoform X2: MLTLRKLASISLVFPSIFLTLLLLLLLPSCDGRVFSFEMHHRFSDPVKQWSEAAGKLSPVAATNLPEKGSFEYYAELANRDRLLRGRKLVESSDTLAFSDGNSTFQITSLGYLHYTTVQLGTPGMKFMVALDTGSDLFWVPCEGTAYTPNFEVSKYDPKGSSTSKKVRCNNRLCMQRNKCLGAFNTCPYRVSYVSDQTSTSGILVEDVLHLTTEDSHHEYVEAYITFGCGQVQSGSFLDIAAPNGLFGLGMEKISVPSILSREGFTADSFSMCFGHDGVGRINFGDKGSPDQEETPFNYNPSHPTYNISVTQIRVGTDIMDIDFTALFDSGTSFTYLDDPTYTRISESFNSQARDKRRPPDSRIPFEYCYDMSPDANASWISGVSLTMKGGSQFEVYNPIIVISTQSELVYCLAVVKSLELNIIGQRKRFWAGRSLTAMTLRTIILTCLLNHGPTMCLLLLLMDYATILFQNQQKRPARLQLLLCLTIVILLFRLVFYSPSSSSSYRNCDMTILF, translated from the exons ATGCTTACTCTTCGTAAGCTCGCCTCCATCTCCCTCGTTTTCCCATCAATCTTCTtgacccttcttcttcttcttcttcttccaagctGCGACGGCCGCGTCTTCAGCTTCGAGATGCACCACCGCTTCTCCGACCCCGTCAAGCAGTGGTCGGAGGCCGCCGGAAAGCTCTCTCCGGTTGCCGCCACCAACCTCCCCGAGAAGGGCAGCTTCGAGTACTACGCCGAACTCGCCAACCGCGACCGCCTCCTCCGCGGCCGCAAGCTCGTCGAGTCCTCCGACACCCTCGCTTTCTCCGACGGCAACTCCACTTTTCAGATCACCTCTTTGGGATA tTTGCATTATACGACGGTGCAACTGGGGACGCCGGGAATGAAGTTTATGGTGGCGCTGGATACCGGGAGTGACCTGTTTTGGGTGCCTTGTGAAGGAACAGCTTATACTCCT AATTTTGAGGTCAGCAAATATGACCCGAAAGGGTCATCGACTAGCAAGAAAGTCCGTTGCAACAACAGGTTGTGTATGCAGCGTAATAAATGTCTGGGAGCATTCAACACTTGCCCTTATAGGGTCTCTTATGTCTCTGATCAAACTTCTACGTCTGGGATATTGGTAGAGGATGTTCTGCACTTAACAACAGAAGATAGTCATCATGAATATGTTGAGGCATACATTACCTTTGG TTGTGGCCAGGTGCAAAGTGGTTCATTCCTGGATATTGCTGCTCCTAATGGTTTGTTTGGTCTTGGTATGGAGAAGATATCTGTTCCTAGCATTTTATCCCGGGAAGGCTTTACCGCAGATTCCTTTTCCATgtgttttggacatgatggagTTGGGAGAATCAATTTTGGTGACAAGGGGAGTCCTGACCAGGAAGAGACCCCATTTAATTATAACCCTTCACA TCCAACCTACAACATCAGTGTAACTCAAATTAGAGTGGGGACAGATATTATGGACATTGATTTCACTGCTCTTTTTGATTCTGGGACTTCTTTCACATATTTGGATGACCCAACTTATACAAGGATTTCAGAGAGT TTCAATTCACAAGCTCGAGATAAGCGTCGTCCACCTGACTCAAGGATTCCATTTGAATATTGTTATGATATGAG TCCAGATGCAAATGCTAGTTGGATATCTGGTGTCAGTTTAACCATGAAAGGTGGAAGCCAGTTTGAAGTATACAATCCAATCATTGTTATCTCCACTCAG AGCGAGCTGGTCTATTGCCTGGCTGTTGTCAAGAGTTTGGAACTAAATATAATTGGAC AGAGAAAAAGGTTTTGGGCTGGAAGAAGTTTGACT GCTATGACACTGAGGACCATCATACTTACTTGCCTTTTAAACCACGGTCCTACAATGTGCCTCCTGCTTTTGCTCATGGACTACGCAACCATTCTATTTCAGAATCAGCAAAAAAGACCAGCCAGACTTCAGCTGCTTCTCTGCCTTACTATAGTCATACTTCTCTTCAGACTTGTTTTCTATTCAccatcctcctcttcctcttacCGTAACTGTGATATGACAATCCTTTTCTAG